One region of Gigantopelta aegis isolate Gae_Host chromosome 7, Gae_host_genome, whole genome shotgun sequence genomic DNA includes:
- the LOC121376742 gene encoding phospholipase ABHD3-like — MSRLFEFFKTTPTLPVAGALGGIYLAYYLLNVVKKPLIACSDQKFKDFLYKHCPILREKFWPTVWCFDPRLQTILRYVIQAPPKMDAYRSELIKTWDDGEIKLDWQDSVNSPIPSEVRPTVLILPGLTGSSNDAYIKHMAHDAETLGYRSVVFNNRGNGGSKLLTPRTYCAANTEDLAFVVDHIKSNYPEAPVMGVGISLGGMILFNYISSMGPNCKLVAAMCISVSWNVFESTLSLEKPINYFLFNKMLARLLTSAVHRNIHLYEDHYDMNHVLKSATIREFDHRFTHKLFGYDSLEHYYTEASLHKKIHTLKIPVLCLSAADDPFAPYHSIPLKDVDENGNIAIIVTSHGGHIGFMEGLFPRHKNYMYRLFQQFTAAVFTHRITDAVLGGAADCTDEQTSMPAS, encoded by the exons AAGCCCCTGATTGCATGCAGTGATCAGAAGTTCAAAGACTTCCTGTACAAGCACTGCCCAATACTGAGAGAGAAGTTCTGGCCGACAGTTTGGTGTTTCGACCCCAGACTACAAACCATTCTCAGATATGTCATTCAAGCGCCACCCAAAATGGATGCATACAGAAG tgAGCTGATAAAGACTTGGGACGACGGTGAGATTAAACTCGATTGGCAGGATAGCGTAAACAGCCCCATCCCGTCCGAGGTGCGTCCAACCGTTCTAATCTTGCCAGGATTAACAG gtaGCAGTAATGATGCCTACATTAAACACATGGCCCATGATGCCGAGACACTGGGATACAG GTCCGTCGTGTTCAACAACCGGGGAAATGGAGGATCCAAACTCCTG aCGCCTAGAACATACTGTGCTGCAAACACGGAAGATCTGGCGTTTGTTGTTGACCACATCAAGTCAAACTACCCAGAAGCCCCTGTAATGGGAGTTGGCATCTCGCTTGGAGG GATGATTTTGTTCAACTATATATCCTCAATGGGGCCCAACTGTAAGCTGGTTGCGGCCATGTGTATCTCGGTAAGCTGGAATGTTTTCGAGTCGACGCTTTCGCTTGAGAAGCCAATCAACTACTTCCTCTTCAACAAGATGCTGGCCAGATTACTGACGAGTGCTGTACACAG AAATATTCATCTGTATGAAGACCATTACGATATGAACCATGTGTTGAAG AGTGCGACTATCCGAGAGTTCGATCACCGATTCACTCACAAGCTGTTTGGTTACGATTCGCTGGAACACTACTACACAGAGGCGTCGCTACACAAAAAGATCCACACATTGAAAATCCCTGTCCTGTGTCTGAGTGCAGCTGACGATCCCTTCGCTCCATACCACT CCATCCCTTTAAAAGACGTGGATGAAAACGGAAACATCGCCATCATCGTGACATCGCATGGCGGTCACATCGGCTTCATGGAGGGTCTGTTTCCGCGACACAAGAACTACATGTACCGCCTCTTCCAGCAGTTCACAGCCGCTGTGTTCACACACCGAATCACAGACGCCGTGTTGGGCGGGGCCGCAGACTGCACGGACGAACAGACTTCAATGCCTGCAAGTTAA